The uncultured Subdoligranulum sp. genomic sequence GCTGCCGGCTGGGGCCGCATCCACTTCCCGCCCGTCAAGCTGCTGGAGGCGCAGGCATGAAACCCAATCTGTATATCTGCCACACGGCCTACCAGGTGCTGGTGGACCTGCTGCGGGCAGGCCGGGCCCCGGGCGGCCCCCACACCATGGTGCTCTCCGCCGCCGTGGCCGATGCCAAGGCGCTGTCCGCCCGGCTGGACAAAACCGGCGTGGTGCAGACCGTGCTGGTGGACGAGCCCCGCTGGCCCGGCACCGTGACGGGGCCGCTGGCCTCCCTGCGGGCCCGCCGGGCCTTTGAATCGCTGTGCGGCTGGAAGCTGGACCGTGCCCGGTACGAAAACGTCTATATCCACAACGACTGGAGCGTGCTGGGGCGGTATCTGCAGGACTGCCATGCCGGGTACATTCTCTGCGAGGATACCTTCGGCAGCACCCTGGGCCCCGACCAGCATCTGGTCACCGACCAGCGGGCCGCTCCCGACTTTGCGAAAAAGCAGCAATCCGGCAAAGGGTATCTCTACTGGGGGGACAGCCCCTGGTGCAAGCGGGTGGAGAGCGAGGACGCCAGCCGCTGCACGCTGTTCGGCCCCGACAAACTGGTCAGCGACAGCAAGGGCGCGCTGCTCCGGTCGCTGACCGACGGCGAAAAGGCCATGGTGCGCAGCGTCTTTCTGACCCGGCCGCTGCCCGACCACGCCGAGGGGGCCACCCTGCTTTTGCCCCGCAGCTTTGTGGCGGACGGGCTGATGACCCAGGAACAGCAGGACGCCATGTTCAAAGCGGTGGCCGCCCGCTATGCGGTGGGGCCGCTCTTCATCAAGACCCACCCCCGGGACACCACCGACTACGGTGCGCTCTTCCCTGATGCGGTGATCCTCGAGCGCACCATGCCCAGCGAAGTGCTCAACTTCTGCCTGCCCTTCACCTTCCGGCGGGCCGTGACCGTCCAGAGCTTTGTGCTGCGGGGCTTCACGGCTGCCGAGGAAAAAATCCTGCTCACGCTGGAGGAAGCCCAGGCACTGATTCCTCAATAAAATTTTCTTGTACAGGAGGGGTTCTCCATGAAAACCATCGCTGTGATTCCCGCGCGGTACGCCAGTACCCGCATGCCCGGCAAGCCGCTGGCCGATGTACTGGGCAAGCCGATGATCTGGTGGGTGTACCAGGCCGCCAAGGCCTGCCCCAAGCTGGACGATGTGCTGATCGCCACCGACGATGAGCGCATCGCCGACGCCTGCAAACAGTACGACATGCAGTACCTGATGACCAGCCCCGACCACGACACCCCCACCGGGCGCATCTGGGAGGTCAGCACCAAGGTGGACGCCGACCTGTACCTCCAGCTGATGGGGGACGAGCCGCTGGTGAACCCGGCAGCCTTCGACCTGATCCTGCCCGACACGCTGCCCGAAGACCCCTGTTATGTGGCGGTGCTCACCAACGTGATGGAACACCCCGCCGATGTCATCGACTTCTCCAACCAGAAGGTGGTGACCAACGCGGCACGGGAGATTCTTCTGATTTCCCGCAGCCCCATCCCCTACCCCAAAGGCACACTGGATTTCGAGTACGAGAAGGTCACCGGCATCCAGCTGTACAGCAAGCAGGCCCTTGCGTTCTACCACGCCACCCCCAAGTCCCTGCTGGAGAAGGCGGAGGAAAACGACATGATGCGGTTCATAGAGAACGGCCACAAGGTGCATGCCATCGTCAGCCCCTACAAGACCGTCAGCGTGGATACCCCCAAGGATCTGGCGCTGGTCAACGAGATTCTGAAGGAGAAACACCATGCCTGATATCAAACTGCTGGACTGCACCCTGCGTGACGGCGGCTACATCAACGACTGGCGCTGGGGCTTCGGGTCGGCGCGGCGGATCATCCAGTCCCTGACCCGGGCCGGCACCGACCTGGTGGAGGTGGGCTTTCTGCGCAATGTGGAGGGCTACAACCCCGACGTGACGGTCTGCAACACCATCGAGGAGCTCAACCGGCTGCTGCCCGACGAGGGCCAGCGGGGCCACACGATCTACTCCGGCATGGCCATGCGCTCCAACTACGATATCTCCAAGCTGAGCCCCTACGACGGCCACGGCATCGAACTGATCCGCATCACCGCCCACGACTACGACATCCGGGACGGCATGGACTTTGCCCGGGAGGTCAAGGCCCGGGGGTACAAGCTGTCCATCAACCCCATCAACATCATGGGCTACGGCGACAAGGACCTGCTGTGGATCTTCGACCAGGTCAACGCCATCCATCCCTGGCAGTTCTCCATCGTGGATACCTTCGGCAGCATGCGCCGCCGGGACCTGGAGCGGATCGTCTCGCTGGCCGACCACAACCTGGCCCCTGACATCCGTCTGGGCCTGCATCTCCATGAGAACATGGCTCTGAGCTTCTGTCTGGCCCAGGAATTCATGGACAAACCGCTGCTGCGGGACAAGACCGTGGACGCCAGCCTCATGGGCATGGGCCGTGCCCCCGGCAATCTGCCCATCGAACTGGTGGCGGACTACCGCAACGAGACCGGCCACTGCCACTATGACCTGGACGAGATCATGGACGCCATCCAGGACCATATCGCCCCCATCAAGGGGGAGAGCGCGTGGGGCTATACCCCGGCCTACTTCCTGTCGGCCCGGTTCAACCTCCACCGCAACTACGCCGAGCACCTGCTGAACAAGGGTGATCTCACCGTGCGGGACATCAACCACATCCTGGCGGCCATCGACCCGGGCAAAAAGACGGTGTTTGACGCCGCCTACGCCGACAAACTCTACACCGAGTACCGCAACCGCCGTATCGACGACGAGGCCGCCCTGGCGGCCCTGCAGACGGCTTTCGGCGGCAAAAAGGTACTGGTGCTGGCCCCCGGTGCCACCCTGGCCACCGAGGCGGGCCGTGCTGCCGTGAAGGCGGCTGCTGCTGACGTGACGGTTTCCGCCAACTTTGTGCCGGACTTTGTGGCGCCGGATTATGCGTTTTTCACCAACGCCAAGCGCTTTGACGAGGAAGCCGCCTACCCCTGCCCGCTGGTGCTGACCAGCAACCTGCGGGCCAGCACTCCGGCCACCGTGGTGAACTACGACCGTCTGTGCGGCACCGATGCCCAGGGCGGCAACAGCGTGCTCATGCTGCTGCGGCTGCTGCGGCTTTGCGGCGCCGCCGAGGTACTGCTGGCCGGGGCCGACGGCTACCGGCCCGGCGCCCCCGCCTACGCTGACGCGGGGCTGCACACCCACACCGACCGGGGCGAAGCCTACAACGCGCGGATGGCCGGAGCCATCCGGGCCGCCGGGCTGCCGGTACGGTTCGTGACCCCCAGTGAATACGAAAGGGCGTAATCCATGATACGTTTATTGGTTCTGGACGTGGATGGCACCATGACGGATGGCGGCATCTACTACGATTCCCACGGCACCGAAATTAAGAAATTCGCGGCCCGGGACGGTGCCGGACTGCTCATTGCACGGTCCTCCGGCATCAAGGTGATGATCTGCACCGGGCGGGAGAGCGAGCCGGTGCGCCGCCGGGCCGCCGAGCTGAAACTGGACTACGTTTACCAGAACGTGCGGCGCAAATCGGATTTTCTGCGGGAATTCATGGCCCAAAACGGCTACGCCAAAGAGGAAGTGGCCTACTGCGGCGATGACATCAACGATCTGGCGGCGATGAACCTTTGCGGCTTCGTCGCCTGCCCCGCCGACGCCTCGGACATCATCCGGGCGCGGGCGGATTACATCTGCCCCCAGAACGGCGGCCACGGGGCCGTGCGCGGTGCGGTGCAGAAGATTCTGGAAACGGACGGACGCTGGAAGGATGCGGTGTTTGCCACCTTCGGCGTGCCGCTGGATTGAACCGGAGGGGTAGTATGCCGGGCATGTCCAAACTGAAAAAACCGGATGCGCCGCTCTGCCGGGCGCTGGCCACCCTGGTGGTGCTGCTGGCGGCCTCGGTGCTGGTGTGGCTGGCCCTGGTGCGCCCCCAGCTGGGCAAGGGCCGGTCGGAGACCATCAGTGATGACTACAGCGCTTCCACCATCCTGCAGGACGGCCAGACCGCCAGCCAGACCTTCACCTTCGACCAGAATCTGCTGGCCGTGGGGGTGGAGTTCTATCTGCCGGGCGGTCAGCCTGAGGGCGAGCTGGAAGTGGTGCTCACCGACGCCGACACCGGCGAGGAACTGGCTCGCTCCACCGGCGTGATGGGCTACATCCTGCCCGACCAGTACACCGTGCTGGGTCTGGACCGGGAAGTGCAGGGTGCTGCCGGGCGGCGGTACCGGCTTTCGTTGACGCCCCACTACACCGGCAGCGAGGTACTTGCCATCGGCCACAGCAGCGGCGTGGCCCTGTGGCAGGATCCCATGCTGCTGGACGGCAGCCAGGTGGACGGCACCATGGCCGTCCAGGTGACCTGGCAGCGCATCGGCGGCTATCTGACGCGGTTCTTCCTGCTGATCTGCGGCTTTGCGGCGCTGCTGGCGGCCTTCGCCGTCTGGGCGGTGAGCAGCCGCAGGGTGCGCCTGCCCCGCCTTGTTTTTGTGCTGGTGCTGGGGCTGGGGGTGCTCTACAGCTTTGTGCTGCCCCCCTACGCCGCCCCCGACGAAAAATACCACATCAACCAGAGCTTTACGCTGGCCTGCCGGTGGGCGAACTTTTTCTCGGACGACGGGTGGCAGATGGGCCATGTGCCTACCACCACCAGTTTCCGCCGGGAGACCGACGTGGACGCCACCCTGCAGGATGAGAACACCACGGTGTTCACCTGGCAGGAATTCACCGACACGCTGTTTACCACCACTGACGCCTCCTTCGACAGCCACCAGGAGTACGCCGAGCTGCAGACCGACCAGAACCCGCTGCTCTATCTGGCCAGCGGTGCGGCGGTGTTTGTGGCCTACCTTTTCCATCTGGGCTTCACCCCGGCGCTGGCTCTGGGCCGGCTGGCCAACCTGCTTCTCTTTGCGGCGCTGGCGGCCTGGGCCGTGAAGGTAACCCCCTGGGGCAAACGCATCTTTGCGGCGGTGGCCCTGCTGCCCATGACGCTCCATCTGGCGGCCAGTTTCAGCCGGGACGCCCCGCTGCTGGGACTCTGCTTTGCCTTTACGGCCCTGATGCTGGACGCAGCCTTCGGCGCCCACCGGGACCGCCCCCTCTCCCCTGCGCGGCTGGCGGCGCTGCTGCTCACCGGCGTGCTGCTGGCCCCCGGCAAGATGGTCTATCTGCCGCTGGCAGCCCTGTTGCTGCTGGTGCCCGGGCCCCGTCTGGGACACCACGCCAAGGCCAAGAAGGCCGCCTATCTGGCCGTCTGTGTGGCGCTGGCCCTGGTGCTCAACACCGGCACGCTGACCGCCACCACCGGCACCGCCTCGGAGGAGACCACCACGACTTCCACCGCAGCGGAGGCCACGGCGGTCTCGACGGTCCCGCGCGCCGAGAAGGCCCGCCCGGCCGAGCCGGATGCCGCTTACGAGGAAGTGATCTGCGGGGAGAACACGCTGGAAAACTTCGTGCGGCGCCTTTACTACTACGCCGAGGACACCCGCGATCCCGCCCAGAGTGAGGTGGATTTCTGGGTGCAGGCCCTGAAGGAGGGGGATGTCTCCCCCGTGACGCTGGGCCAGACTTTCCTGTTCAGCCCCGAGCGGATCAACAGCTATACCGACGGGGAGGATTTTCTCTCCCGGGCATCTCTCTCCCTGCTGGGGGAGGATCTGGTCCAGACCGGCAACGCCAATCTGGCCGACGACTTTGCCAAAGGCGGCGCCCTGGAAGTGTACAAAATCGTCTACAGCCTTCCCTCCTGCCAGCAGCGGTTTGCCGGGCTGGGTCTTGAGCCCGGCGTCATGGACGACCGCATGCCGCTGGACCGGGATACTCTGGCCGCCGAAGTGCAGGCCGCCCGGGATACCCGCGCCACCCAGAGCGTGACCGACGAGGCCGACCGTGTGACCTACACGCCGGGATATATCCTGACCCACCTGCCCGACACCGTGCTGCTGCTGGTGCGCTCCGCCGTGGAAAACGGCGACCACTATCTGCGCACCCTGGTGGGCGGCAGCCTGAGCTACTATTCCCTGGACCTGGCCTGGGGCTGGGTGGTTGTGCTGTATCTTTTGCTGTTCTATGCGGCGCTGCCGGCAGAGGGCACTGCCCTGCTGCCTGTGGGACGCGGCCGGGTCTGGTGCGCAGCGGCCGCGGTGCTCTGCTGCCTGCTGGCGGTGGCGGGATGTCTGCTCTGGACGCCCACCCACTACGATACCCTCTACGGCCTGCAGGGGCGGTATTTTCTGCCCGTGCTGCCGCTGGTGCTGCTCACCTGTCTGCCCCGCGGCGTGGCCCATGTGGCCGACGAGGACACCGCCGCAGCCCGTCTGCTGGGCGCTCTGGCGCTGACCCAGTTCGGCGTGCTGATGAATACCATGCTGGCCGTCATCGCAAGATAACGGCGAGGAACCTGCTATGACTTTCTGCTTTTTCACGGCGCAGTACCTGCCCACCCCGGGCGGCGTGGAGCGCTATACCTGGAACCTGGCGCGGCGCTGTGTGGCGGCCGGGCACCGGGCCCTCATCGTGACCAGCGCCCTGCCGGGACTGCCGGCCCGGGAACGGGACGAATGGGGGCTGGAAATCTACCGCCTGCCGGCCTTGCCGGTGATGGGCGGGCGCTTTCCCGTGCTGCGGCCGTTCGCCCATGCCGCGGATCTCTGGGCGCAGGGCATTGACTTTGCGGTCATCCAGACCCGGATGTACACCCAGAGCGTCTGGGCCGCCCGGCAGTGCCGCAGGCGGGGCATTCCAGCCCTGGTCATCGACCATTCCACCGGCTACATGATGCACGGCGGGCTGGGCGGTGTGCTGGGACGCTGGTACGAACATCTGGCCTGCGGCATCATCCGCCGGTGCAGGTTTCCCTTCTACGGCGTCTCCGGCGATGTCTGCCGCTGGCTGAAGACCTTCGGCATCACGGCGGCGGGTACGCTGCCCAACGCCGTGGACCCCGCCGAACTCACCGCCCTGGCCACGGCGGACCCCGTCATCCCCTGGCGGCAGAAACTGGAGGTGCCGGCGGACGGCCACCTCATCGCCTTTGTGGGACGGCTCATCCCCGAGAAGGGCGCCCTGCGGCTGGCCGAGGCCGTGCAGCAGCTGCCCGGCTGTGTGCTGGCTGTGGCCGGCACCGGCCCCGAGGAGGAGGCGCTGCGGGCGCTGGGCGGTCCGGTGCGAGTGCTGGGCGCCCTGCCCCACCCCCAGATCGTCCAGCTGCTCCACCAGGCGGACTGCTACTGTCTGCCCACCGAATACGCCGAGGGTTTCCCCACCACGCTGCTGGAGGCGGCGGCCTGCGGCTGTCCCATCCTATGCACCCACACCGCCGGCACCGGCGAGCTGCTGCCCGACGAAAACTACGCGGTGTATCTGGAGGATACCCGCCCCGAAACACTGACCGCCGGGCTGCAAACGGTCCTGTCGGACCCCGACGCTGCCCGGACCCGGGCCGCCCGCGCCCTGGAAAACCTGACGGCCCGCTTTACCTGGCAGGCGGTGTACACCGCGCTGCTGCAGGCGGCCCAGGATGCCCGCGCAAGGGCAAAAAGGAGTTAAGATGTCGAAATTGCTCATCGTGATCCCCGCCCACAACGAGGAGGACAACATCGTCCAGGTAGTGGAAAGCCTGACGAAACGGTATCCCGAATACGACTACGTGGTCGTCAACGACGGCAGCCGGGACAAGACGGCGGCCATCTGCCGCGCCCACGGCTACCGGCTCATCGACCTGCCCATCAACCTGGGGCTGGCGGGCGCTTTCCAGACCGGGCTGCGCTACGCGGCGGACAACGGCTACGACTGCGCCATGCAGATGGATGCCGACGGCCAGCACAAGCCGGAATACATCGGCCCCATGCTGGCCGCCCTGGAGGAGGGCAACGACATCGTCATCGGCAGCCGGTTCCTCACCGTGAAGAAGCCCAAGACCCTGCGGATGCTGGGCAGCTACATCATCAGCTGGTCCATCCGGCTGACCACCGGCCGCGCCATCTGCGACCCCACCAGCGGCATGCGGATGTTCAACCGCGCCATGGTGGAGGAATTTGCCCAGAACCTCAACTACGGCCCCGAGCCCGATACCATCAGCTACCTGATCAAGAACGGCGCCACCGTCAAGGAGGTCCAGGTGCAGATGGGCGAGCGCACCGCCGGGCAGAGCTACCTGAACCTCTGGAACAGCATCCAGTATATGGTGAAGATGTCCATCTCCATCCTGCTCATCCAGTGGTTCCGCAAGCGCGACACCGAAACCCCCTACCCCGAAAGGAGCCTGTGATATGTTCGATCAAACGATCATCCGCATCTGCCTGATCGTGGGCAGCCTGTTCACTGCGGGCTTCATTCTGCGCC encodes the following:
- a CDS encoding 3-deoxy-manno-octulosonate cytidylyltransferase, with the translated sequence MKTIAVIPARYASTRMPGKPLADVLGKPMIWWVYQAAKACPKLDDVLIATDDERIADACKQYDMQYLMTSPDHDTPTGRIWEVSTKVDADLYLQLMGDEPLVNPAAFDLILPDTLPEDPCYVAVLTNVMEHPADVIDFSNQKVVTNAAREILLISRSPIPYPKGTLDFEYEKVTGIQLYSKQALAFYHATPKSLLEKAEENDMMRFIENGHKVHAIVSPYKTVSVDTPKDLALVNEILKEKHHA
- a CDS encoding aldolase catalytic domain-containing protein, whose product is MPDIKLLDCTLRDGGYINDWRWGFGSARRIIQSLTRAGTDLVEVGFLRNVEGYNPDVTVCNTIEELNRLLPDEGQRGHTIYSGMAMRSNYDISKLSPYDGHGIELIRITAHDYDIRDGMDFAREVKARGYKLSINPINIMGYGDKDLLWIFDQVNAIHPWQFSIVDTFGSMRRRDLERIVSLADHNLAPDIRLGLHLHENMALSFCLAQEFMDKPLLRDKTVDASLMGMGRAPGNLPIELVADYRNETGHCHYDLDEIMDAIQDHIAPIKGESAWGYTPAYFLSARFNLHRNYAEHLLNKGDLTVRDINHILAAIDPGKKTVFDAAYADKLYTEYRNRRIDDEAALAALQTAFGGKKVLVLAPGATLATEAGRAAVKAAAADVTVSANFVPDFVAPDYAFFTNAKRFDEEAAYPCPLVLTSNLRASTPATVVNYDRLCGTDAQGGNSVLMLLRLLRLCGAAEVLLAGADGYRPGAPAYADAGLHTHTDRGEAYNARMAGAIRAAGLPVRFVTPSEYERA
- a CDS encoding HAD-IIIA family hydrolase; this translates as MIRLLVLDVDGTMTDGGIYYDSHGTEIKKFAARDGAGLLIARSSGIKVMICTGRESEPVRRRAAELKLDYVYQNVRRKSDFLREFMAQNGYAKEEVAYCGDDINDLAAMNLCGFVACPADASDIIRARADYICPQNGGHGAVRGAVQKILETDGRWKDAVFATFGVPLD
- a CDS encoding DUF2142 domain-containing protein codes for the protein MSKLKKPDAPLCRALATLVVLLAASVLVWLALVRPQLGKGRSETISDDYSASTILQDGQTASQTFTFDQNLLAVGVEFYLPGGQPEGELEVVLTDADTGEELARSTGVMGYILPDQYTVLGLDREVQGAAGRRYRLSLTPHYTGSEVLAIGHSSGVALWQDPMLLDGSQVDGTMAVQVTWQRIGGYLTRFFLLICGFAALLAAFAVWAVSSRRVRLPRLVFVLVLGLGVLYSFVLPPYAAPDEKYHINQSFTLACRWANFFSDDGWQMGHVPTTTSFRRETDVDATLQDENTTVFTWQEFTDTLFTTTDASFDSHQEYAELQTDQNPLLYLASGAAVFVAYLFHLGFTPALALGRLANLLLFAALAAWAVKVTPWGKRIFAAVALLPMTLHLAASFSRDAPLLGLCFAFTALMLDAAFGAHRDRPLSPARLAALLLTGVLLAPGKMVYLPLAALLLLVPGPRLGHHAKAKKAAYLAVCVALALVLNTGTLTATTGTASEETTTTSTAAEATAVSTVPRAEKARPAEPDAAYEEVICGENTLENFVRRLYYYAEDTRDPAQSEVDFWVQALKEGDVSPVTLGQTFLFSPERINSYTDGEDFLSRASLSLLGEDLVQTGNANLADDFAKGGALEVYKIVYSLPSCQQRFAGLGLEPGVMDDRMPLDRDTLAAEVQAARDTRATQSVTDEADRVTYTPGYILTHLPDTVLLLVRSAVENGDHYLRTLVGGSLSYYSLDLAWGWVVVLYLLLFYAALPAEGTALLPVGRGRVWCAAAAVLCCLLAVAGCLLWTPTHYDTLYGLQGRYFLPVLPLVLLTCLPRGVAHVADEDTAAARLLGALALTQFGVLMNTMLAVIAR
- a CDS encoding glycosyltransferase family 4 protein, which encodes MTFCFFTAQYLPTPGGVERYTWNLARRCVAAGHRALIVTSALPGLPARERDEWGLEIYRLPALPVMGGRFPVLRPFAHAADLWAQGIDFAVIQTRMYTQSVWAARQCRRRGIPALVIDHSTGYMMHGGLGGVLGRWYEHLACGIIRRCRFPFYGVSGDVCRWLKTFGITAAGTLPNAVDPAELTALATADPVIPWRQKLEVPADGHLIAFVGRLIPEKGALRLAEAVQQLPGCVLAVAGTGPEEEALRALGGPVRVLGALPHPQIVQLLHQADCYCLPTEYAEGFPTTLLEAAACGCPILCTHTAGTGELLPDENYAVYLEDTRPETLTAGLQTVLSDPDAARTRAARALENLTARFTWQAVYTALLQAAQDARARAKRS
- a CDS encoding glycosyltransferase family 2 protein, whose amino-acid sequence is MSKLLIVIPAHNEEDNIVQVVESLTKRYPEYDYVVVNDGSRDKTAAICRAHGYRLIDLPINLGLAGAFQTGLRYAADNGYDCAMQMDADGQHKPEYIGPMLAALEEGNDIVIGSRFLTVKKPKTLRMLGSYIISWSIRLTTGRAICDPTSGMRMFNRAMVEEFAQNLNYGPEPDTISYLIKNGATVKEVQVQMGERTAGQSYLNLWNSIQYMVKMSISILLIQWFRKRDTETPYPERSL